The Arachis ipaensis cultivar K30076 chromosome B05, Araip1.1, whole genome shotgun sequence nucleotide sequence CCAAAGAAGAATAAATAAAAgattttctttttcgaaaattaaatccCAAGGATAAGCCATGAAAATGAGAgagatttttctttttcatttttgcaAACAGAACTAGCAAAAATGAATTAGAAAAAAgtgaattatttttgttttcatacGCAGCAAAATTGAGTTCGTTAGAATAGGTTGTTACATTCAAAATTTTAGGTTTATTTTCGTTGGTTTCATGTCCGAAAATGGGTGATTATTTTGTGCCACATCTTTGCAGTACCAAGGATTAAAAATTACAAATCACAACTCATATCAATTGGATTAAATAGCTCTAGGAGCGTTCTTTTTTCCCATGTCAAGTTGTAGCATCAAGAAATGCCTCCAAGTATTGGAGAAATGCAAAAGCATGAACCAACTCAAGCAAGCACACGCTCAATTCTTCACCAATGGCCTTCACCATAACACCTTCGCACTCAGCAGGCTCCTCGCTTTCAGCACCCACCATCACGGAATCCTTGCTTATGCATTTAGAGTTTTCCAACACATTCACAATCCCACACTTTGCATATTCAATACTGTCCTTAACGCTTTCTTCATCAATGGCAACCCTAAAGGCACAGTATATTTGTTCATTGACATGGTGCGCCGTGGATTGAACCCTGATCACTACACCCTTCCTTGCGTGTTGAAGGCGTGTACCTCGCTTGAAAGTGTTTCCTTGGGGGAGATTGTTCATGGGTATGGATCAAAATTGGGGCTTTTATGTGATGTCTTTGTGGGTAATGGTTTGATTTCGTTGTACTCTGCCTGCTGTGATCTTGTGGCTGCACgcaaggtgtttgatgaaatgcctaaTTTGAATGCTGTGTCTTGGACTATGATGATCGCAGGGTATGCTAAGGTGGGCGACATTGATTCAGCAAGGCTTTTCTTTGATGAAGCACCTGAGAGGGACAGGGGAATATGGGGTGCCATGATTTCTGGTTATGTGAAGAACAATTGCTTCAATGAAGGACTTCATCTATTTCGTTTAATACAGTCTACTGATGAGGTGCCAGATGAGTCTATATTAGTAAGCATTCTTTCTGCCTGTGCCCATTTGGGGGCTTTGGATATTGGCATTTGGGTACACAGATATCTGAATGAAGCAAGGGTTACATTTAGCATTCGTTTGAGTACCAGTTTGTTGGACATGTATGCAAAATGTGGTCACTTGGACATGGCTAAAAGACTATTTGATTCCATGAAAGAGAGAGACGTTGTGTGTTGGAATGCAATGATTTTTGGGATGGCAATGCATGGAGATGGAATAAGCGCACTCCAGTTGTTTTCGGATATGGAAAAGGCAGGGATAAAGGTGGATGATCTAACATTCATAGCCATTTTTACAGCTTGTAGTTATTCCGGTATGGTACTTGAAGGTCTGAAATTGTTAGATAAGATGTGTAATGTGCACAAGATTAAGCCGAAGATCGAACATTACGGTTGTCTAGTTGACTTGCTCAGTCGAGCTGGTCTCTTCAAAGAAGCCATGGTTATGATAAGAAGAATAAGAGATTCAAGCAGCGGCACCTCTGAAGAGGCATTGTCTTGGAGGGCCTTTTTAAGTGCATGCTGCAACCATGGACAAACTAAAATTGCCGAAT carries:
- the LOC107644387 gene encoding pentatricopeptide repeat-containing protein At5g06540-like, which gives rise to MSSCSIKKCLQVLEKCKSMNQLKQAHAQFFTNGLHHNTFALSRLLAFSTHHHGILAYAFRVFQHIHNPTLCIFNTVLNAFFINGNPKGTVYLFIDMVRRGLNPDHYTLPCVLKACTSLESVSLGEIVHGYGSKLGLLCDVFVGNGLISLYSACCDLVAARKVFDEMPNLNAVSWTMMIAGYAKVGDIDSARLFFDEAPERDRGIWGAMISGYVKNNCFNEGLHLFRLIQSTDEVPDESILVSILSACAHLGALDIGIWVHRYLNEARVTFSIRLSTSLLDMYAKCGHLDMAKRLFDSMKERDVVCWNAMIFGMAMHGDGISALQLFSDMEKAGIKVDDLTFIAIFTACSYSGMVLEGLKLLDKMCNVHKIKPKIEHYGCLVDLLSRAGLFKEAMVMIRRIRDSSSGTSEEALSWRAFLSACCNHGQTKIAEFAAAKLLKLENHSGVYVLLSNLYATTGKYSETRRVRDMMKNKGSEKAPGCSSVEIDGVISEFIASEKTHLQMHEIHSVLKKMHMQLD